In Desulfovibrio sp. TomC, the sequence CCATTGCCGCAGCCATGGAGCTGGTCAACTTCCTCTATGCCAATGTCGACGCCCTGCGGGCCGAACCCAAGGGGGCCAAAGCCGTGTCCTCGGCCGTCGGCACGCTGCTGGCCGTGCTCTCGCCCATCGCCCCGCACATCTGCGAGGAGTTGTGGCAGGCCATCGGCCACACGAAGCTTTTGATCGAGCAGCCCTGGCCGGCCCACGACCCCTCGGCCCTGGTGACCGACGAGGTGGAAATCGTCATCCAGGTGTGCGGCAAGCTGCGCGGCAAGCTCACCGTGGCCCGGGACGCCTCCAAAGAAGACGTGGAACGCGCCGCCCTGGCCGAGCCCAACGTGCTCAAGCACATCGAAGGCAAGACCATCCGCAAAGTGATCGTCGTGCCGGGCAAGCTGGTCAACGTGGTGGCAAACTAACCAAGAGGGTATGAGACAGGGGGAATGCCTCCGGCGGCCGGGGGGATGATCCCCCCGGACCCCTGCAAAGGGGAACGGGGTGCAGCGCCACTCGTCGTGAGCTAATACAAGAAAAAAGCCGGGAGGATGGTCGTCCTCCGGCTTTTTTGCGTCCGGCTGGGGCGGGGCCGTCGCGCCAACCACCGCCTAGCTCCCGTCCCGCTCGACAGCCGCCTCGGGCGGCAACAAGCCGCCGGCCACGCAGCCGGAAACGGAAAGCGGATTTCGCGCCGGCTCCTTGGGGCCAGGGTTTCGCCGCTTGAGCACCGCGCCGGTGGCCACCGCGTAGAGCCCCGGCAAAGTCCGCGACAGGACCCGGCCCAGCCCGTACAGGACAATTATGGCCACAAGGCCCGGCAGGAAGAAGGCGACCATCTGCCCCGGGCCGGTGGTCGGCTGCCACAAGGCCAGCAAGCGCGACTGCAACACCGACACGGTCGGTTCGTGGGTTAAAAAGATGAAAAAGCTGTAGGCGGCCAGCCGGTGCAGCAGGGCATTGCCGGCCAGCCAGGACTGGCGCGACAGGCTCCACAGGGCCGCCACGCCCACCAGCTGATAGACCTTTTTGAGCGCCGCATAGGCGTACACATCCTGCCCAAGCCAGGGAGCCAGCCCCACCAGGACCGTGGCCAGGGCAAACAGCGGCAGCAGCCACCAATCCAGGGGCGCCGTCTTCCCCACATCCACCCGGCTGCGGGCCAGCAAGCCGCCAAGGTAAAACCAGAAGGCAAACCCGGCCAGGCCGTATTCGTCGGCCGGACTCTCCAGAAACCAAAGGGCCAGCAGCAGCCCCAGGCCGAGATACGGTATCCTTCGGAAAAAAAGCAGGAAAAACGGCGTGAAGGCAATGATCTTAAGCAGGTCGCGTAGAAACCACAGCGGATAGTTCAGCGGCGACGTGCCCAAACCAAAGAGCTTCGTCCCAATGCCGGCCTCCAGCAAATAGGAACGCCCGCCGAAGTTTTCAATGCTGCCGACAGTGAGCAGCCAGACGATCCAGATGCCGTTAAACAGGAGAAACGGCACACCAATGGCCAGAAACTTTTTCGCCATGAGGCCGGCATAGCCCGCTGGGGTCAGTTCGAGCTTTCGCAACAGCAGATAGCCGGAAATACAGAAAAAAAGCGGCACGGCCAGACAGGCCGGCCCCCGGTTGAAGGCTGTGGCGGCAAACTCCGTCCCCGGGTTGGCAAAGGGAATGAGGCTGCCGAGGAACCGGCCGCCGTGACACAAAACGATAAGCCCGATCAAAATGATGCGCAACACGTCGATGCGCGCCGATACGGCGGCATCGACCGGACCGCGACACGGGATCAACCGGCCTTTTGCAGGAAAGGAAGCGGACAAGGATACACTCCGGGAAGAAGGGACCGGTCCTGGGCGAGAGCGTCGCCGGACGGCACGGGAGGGTGGAATCGCTACTGCCATGCCGGAAGCGTCGCCGGCGGCGGTAGCCAGGTTACAAAGAAGAAAGTCCTGGCCGGCCTCGGCCCTTTTTCGAGACCCAGGCCGGACGCAGCGGTCGCTTGGGGACGCTCCCGTGCCGCCATGGCCCAAGGCTCGCACCTTGGGCCACATCGCCGGGACCACCGGGACCAGCCTTGTGCGGAAGAACTGGCCCCTGTGTCAAGGGTGTCAGGAGACGCGAGGGGCCGGGTCCGAGCCGACCGTCGCCCCCGTGCCGTTTGTTGCAAGCCATGGCTGCGGCTTGCCAAGACTCTGGCCAAGCCTCCTGCCTGAACCCGACCCTACCGGACAATCGCTCCAGGAGCCTTCCAGGTTTCCCAGACCGTCCGGGTCGGCGCGGCCATAGCCCGCCAGAAGTCCGGAAAATCCGCCTCGGTCACGTCGTCGACATGCTTGCTCCCCAGATCGAAAAACCGGGCATACGCTGCCCGTCGGGCCGGACACGTGCCCAGATCGCGGTAGGTGGCCTGCCAATCGCCCGGATCACGAAGCCCCCGGCCATAGGTCTCGGCGTACTCGTACTCCTGCCGCCAGCCTTTTCCCGCCGCCAGATCCAGGGAATAGGTGGTCACGTCAAGGACGGCCAGGGTGTCGCGGTCATAGGTGTAGGCCTGATAGCCCGGATTATTGCCGGTTATCGGCGAGATGGACGGGGCCAGACGCATCCCGCCCGCAGGCTTCCCGTCCGGCGTTGTAAAAAGGCGCACATCGTCGCGGTGGACATGGCCGGCAAACGAGGCCCGGATGCTTGTGGCGTAATCGGTGAGCAGCCGGACATACGCATCATTTTGGGACTCGACCAGAAACGGCTTGTACCGGGGCGCGCCCTGGTCGGCTGCTTTGCGAACATCGGACAGGGCATCGTCGCCGGGGGGGATATGGGCCATGACCCAGACCTTCTCGCCCCGCGCCCTGGCCCCGGACAGTTCACGCTCCAGGAAGGCCGCAACGGGCGCGCCAAGGCTGGCGTCCGGGTATTTGACCGACCAAAAGATGTTGTTGAGCACTATCAGCCGCAGACCGCCGGCTTCGGGCAGGGTCACGGCATAACACCCGTATTGCGGATAGGTGCCGAGAAAATCCGCCCGCGACGCCTCGTTTGGCAACAGCAGGGCCATGGCCTGGGCGGTCAGCGCCAGATAGGGGCTCTCCGGGCGGATGCGGTAGTCGCCTTCCACGCTGTCGTTGTTGCCAAGGGCCGCGTAGATCGGAACGCCGGGGTAACGGCGGGCCACTTCCCCAAAAAAATATTCCACGGTTTTCTGGATGAAGGCTTCCAGGCCGGCCTGGGTGTGGTCGCCGGTCAGCTTTGGATAGAGCTCCCAAAACTGATGGCACAGCAGGTCGCCGGGGAACAGGATGAAATCCGGATGGGGAACCTGCTCGGCCATGTCGTCTAAAAACGACTGCAAAAGCGCGTCATTGGTGTCCTGGCCATAGGGCGAGAGCCCGGCCGGCGCTTTGGACAAAATCTCGCGCCACTCGGCCACCGGCGCCGTGACCAGGGCTGGCACCAGGGCCGGGGCGGCAAACGGGGTGAAGTGGACATCGGAAAACAGCGCAAAGGTCCCGGCCGCCCCGGCACTGGACGCCGTATAGGAGGTCGCCGGCCCGTCGGGACAACCCGTCCCGGAAGCCTTGGCCGCGTGGGCCTGTCCCTGGGCCGAAACCGCCAGCACGGCCAGACACAGCGCCAAGACCGTGCCCAAGAGCCGCAACGGCCGAAAAATCCCGTTCCCAGGTCTCTCTCCAGGCATCCCCTGTCCACCGCTTAACAAACCGTCCCGCATACACCCTCCCCCGTGCCTCGCCATGTCCGACCGATTGATCACCCCATGTGCCCCCGGCCGCCACAAATCCGTTTCCATTTCTCCCATGCCGGCGGCGACCTGACAAGGCCATTGGGCCACATCATTCATCCCGGCCGTTTCTTTCCCGGCCAGGACCGGGCACTCTTCGGCCCCAGTCCCGGGACGCAAAAAAGCGGGGACCGCAACGCTGCGGTCCCCGCTTGGTGGTTTACGGCAATGCCGCCGGCGCATCAGCCCATCCAGCCCGCGCTCAAAAGGACGCCGGGGTGCGCTGCCGGCTGGCGCAACAACGGTGGTTCTCGTCAAGGTCAAACGCCGCAGGGCACGGCCCCGCCTCTTTTCCCATCTTCTCTTGCCGAACTTCCGACCGCCTATTTGGCAGCGTCCCCGGTCAAATCAAACCAACCCCAGGAGGGGATTCCAAAGGGACTCAGTCCCTTTGGCCGCCGGAGGCATTCTTCCTCTCCCTCTTCTCTCTCCAGTCTTCTACTTGTCTGCCTTGGGCGGGGTGTAGTCGCAAAGCGGCTCCGGGGCCATGTAGTTGCCGGACATGGTTTGCGCCCTGGCCCGGCAGCCGCCGCAGACGCGGTGGTACTGGCACACGCCGCACTTGCCCTCGTAATCGTCCTTGTTGCGAAACTGGAGGAACTGCCGGGAGGTGCGCCAGATTTCCGGGAACGGTTTCTCGCGCACCTGGCCGCAGTCGAGATCGAGGTAGCCGCAGGGCTGGACCTGGCCTATGGCCGAGATGAAGCAGAAGCCGGTGCCGCCCAGGCACCCGCGGGTCATGGCGTCCATGCCGAAGGTGTCCGGGGTGACGGGGACGCCCTCGGCCTTGGCCCGCTGGCGCATGATCCGGTAATAATGCGGGGCGCAGGTGGCTTTTAAGTGCATGTTCGTGGTTTTGCGGAAGTCGTAAAACCAGTTGAGCACTTCCTCGTATTCCTTGGCCGTGATGATTTCGGCCCCGAGCTGGGCGGCCCGGCCGGTCGGGACCAGCAGGAAGATGTGCCAAGCGGCGGCCCCGAGTTTTTCGGCCAGTTTGAAGATTTCCTTGAAGTTCCCCATGTTGTGCCGGGTCACGGTGGTGTTGATCTGAAACTCCATGCCGGCCGACTTCAAGTACTCGATGCCGCGAAGGGCTCCTTCGAAGGCTCC encodes:
- a CDS encoding metallophosphoesterase — translated: MRDGLLSGGQGMPGERPGNGIFRPLRLLGTVLALCLAVLAVSAQGQAHAAKASGTGCPDGPATSYTASSAGAAGTFALFSDVHFTPFAAPALVPALVTAPVAEWREILSKAPAGLSPYGQDTNDALLQSFLDDMAEQVPHPDFILFPGDLLCHQFWELYPKLTGDHTQAGLEAFIQKTVEYFFGEVARRYPGVPIYAALGNNDSVEGDYRIRPESPYLALTAQAMALLLPNEASRADFLGTYPQYGCYAVTLPEAGGLRLIVLNNIFWSVKYPDASLGAPVAAFLERELSGARARGEKVWVMAHIPPGDDALSDVRKAADQGAPRYKPFLVESQNDAYVRLLTDYATSIRASFAGHVHRDDVRLFTTPDGKPAGGMRLAPSISPITGNNPGYQAYTYDRDTLAVLDVTTYSLDLAAGKGWRQEYEYAETYGRGLRDPGDWQATYRDLGTCPARRAAYARFFDLGSKHVDDVTEADFPDFWRAMAAPTRTVWETWKAPGAIVR
- a CDS encoding acyltransferase family protein translates to MSASFPAKGRLIPCRGPVDAAVSARIDVLRIILIGLIVLCHGGRFLGSLIPFANPGTEFAATAFNRGPACLAVPLFFCISGYLLLRKLELTPAGYAGLMAKKFLAIGVPFLLFNGIWIVWLLTVGSIENFGGRSYLLEAGIGTKLFGLGTSPLNYPLWFLRDLLKIIAFTPFFLLFFRRIPYLGLGLLLALWFLESPADEYGLAGFAFWFYLGGLLARSRVDVGKTAPLDWWLLPLFALATVLVGLAPWLGQDVYAYAALKKVYQLVGVAALWSLSRQSWLAGNALLHRLAAYSFFIFLTHEPTVSVLQSRLLALWQPTTGPGQMVAFFLPGLVAIIVLYGLGRVLSRTLPGLYAVATGAVLKRRNPGPKEPARNPLSVSGCVAGGLLPPEAAVERDGS
- the ahbD gene encoding heme b synthase, whose protein sequence is MQHPHAKGPGHPGGSDPLGHPGGHPQATGPAGAPPLRLIAWEVTRACNLACKHCRAEACLDPWPGEFDTKDAKALIDTFPETGSPIIIFTGGEPLLRPDIFDLVRHARSHDLRCVMAPNGTLITPENAREIKASGIARCSISIDAPTAADHDDFRGVPGAFEGALRGIEYLKSAGMEFQINTTVTRHNMGNFKEIFKLAEKLGAAAWHIFLLVPTGRAAQLGAEIITAKEYEEVLNWFYDFRKTTNMHLKATCAPHYYRIMRQRAKAEGVPVTPDTFGMDAMTRGCLGGTGFCFISAIGQVQPCGYLDLDCGQVREKPFPEIWRTSRQFLQFRNKDDYEGKCGVCQYHRVCGGCRARAQTMSGNYMAPEPLCDYTPPKADK